A genomic window from Agrobacterium larrymoorei includes:
- the bigR gene encoding sulfite-sensing transcriptional repressor BigR, whose product MTVLPKDLALSPAEMADRAAEVANLLKTLSHPARLMIVCTLVEGEFSVGDLEGRLDLHQPHLSQHLTVLRGSGIVDTRREGKQIFYRLTEEKAAQLVAALYDIFCVRETP is encoded by the coding sequence ATGACCGTTCTACCGAAGGACCTGGCGCTTTCGCCCGCCGAAATGGCAGACCGCGCCGCAGAGGTTGCTAACCTGTTGAAAACCCTGTCGCACCCCGCGCGCCTGATGATTGTCTGCACCCTGGTCGAGGGGGAATTCTCCGTCGGGGATCTGGAGGGGCGGCTCGATCTGCACCAGCCGCATCTCTCTCAGCACCTTACCGTGCTGAGAGGCTCCGGCATTGTCGATACCAGACGCGAGGGAAAGCAGATTTTCTATCGGCTGACGGAGGAAAAGGCTGCCCAACTGGTTGCCGCGCTCTATGACATCTTCTGCGTGAGGGAAACACCATGA
- a CDS encoding YeeE/YedE family protein, whose translation MSPYLASLAGGLLIGASAVTLLLLNGRIAGISGIVGRLAQGVGLSTNLAFVLGLLLGPIAYLSLFGGWPQIEITTPWPIIIVAGLLVGFGSRMGSGCTSGHGVLGLARLSPRSMAAVATFLATGIIAVAILRGVGL comes from the coding sequence ATGAGCCCCTATCTCGCCTCTCTCGCCGGCGGCCTGTTGATCGGTGCCTCTGCCGTCACACTGCTTCTTCTCAACGGTCGCATTGCCGGCATCAGCGGCATTGTCGGACGCCTTGCCCAAGGCGTCGGGCTTTCCACCAACCTTGCATTCGTGCTGGGCCTGCTGCTCGGGCCGATTGCCTATCTTTCTCTCTTCGGTGGCTGGCCGCAGATCGAGATCACCACGCCCTGGCCCATCATCATCGTCGCTGGGTTGCTGGTCGGCTTTGGCTCGCGGATGGGCTCGGGCTGCACCAGCGGCCACGGCGTGCTGGGGCTCGCACGGCTGTCTCCCCGCTCCATGGCGGCGGTCGCGACGTTTCTTGCAACGGGCATTATAGCCGTCGCAATCCTACGAGGCGTCGGATTATGA
- a CDS encoding YeeE/YedE family protein — MNRSILQFSAALASGLIFGLGLSLSGMLNPARVQAFLDVFGHWDPSLAFVLGGAVLIAFIGVRVAKRMEHPVLDDRFHLSTNQKIDAPLIIGSALFGLGWGLGGFCPGPAIASLSVASLTGSAPQVVLFVVAMLIGMMLHDRLWNRRL; from the coding sequence ATGAACCGCTCGATCCTTCAATTCTCCGCAGCACTCGCATCCGGCCTGATCTTCGGCCTTGGCCTGTCACTTTCCGGCATGCTAAACCCTGCCCGCGTCCAAGCCTTTCTGGATGTCTTCGGCCATTGGGACCCCAGCCTCGCTTTCGTCCTCGGCGGCGCCGTCCTCATTGCCTTTATCGGTGTGCGGGTAGCAAAGCGCATGGAGCACCCCGTGCTGGACGACAGGTTCCACCTCTCGACAAACCAGAAGATCGATGCGCCGCTCATCATCGGCTCGGCCCTCTTCGGCCTGGGCTGGGGGCTCGGCGGTTTTTGCCCAGGCCCCGCCATCGCGTCCCTCTCCGTGGCATCCCTCACCGGCAGCGCGCCACAGGTCGTTCTCTTTGTCGTCGCCATGCTTATCGGCATGATGCTTCATGATCGCCTATGGAACAGGCGTCTGTGA
- a CDS encoding HWE histidine kinase domain-containing protein: MLDGPNSSRFITAALAASDDCIKVIGLDGSLQFMSEGGQRVMEVDNFSQFQGCPWPDFWQGQGNADAVAALDEARAGRSARFTGFANTAKGTPRYWDVKVSPLFDERGTVESILSISRDITALKAFEDEQILLRNELAHRIKNILALVQAVASQTLKDDADMAIAKPTFLSRLGALSRGHEILINAHHNPTQLRTLAEAVVAEHSAGRVLIDGPEIDLSAKCSLALTLAFHELATNAFKYGALSNDTGIVSLTWKLNDDAERPTLDLTWKETGGPEVFEPTRRGFGSRMIDKALSSYLGGTSKIDFNRDGLVFSLSAPVANLIEN; the protein is encoded by the coding sequence GTGCTGGATGGCCCTAATAGCTCTCGCTTTATCACCGCGGCCCTCGCAGCTTCGGACGACTGCATCAAAGTCATAGGACTTGACGGGTCCCTGCAATTCATGAGCGAAGGCGGCCAGCGGGTGATGGAGGTGGACAACTTCTCCCAGTTCCAGGGCTGCCCCTGGCCGGACTTCTGGCAGGGACAGGGTAACGCTGATGCGGTCGCCGCACTGGATGAAGCGCGTGCTGGACGCTCAGCCCGCTTCACCGGCTTCGCCAATACGGCAAAGGGCACACCGCGTTACTGGGACGTTAAGGTTTCTCCGCTTTTCGATGAGCGAGGTACCGTTGAAAGCATCCTTTCCATTTCGAGAGACATCACCGCCTTGAAGGCTTTCGAGGATGAACAGATCCTGTTGCGCAACGAGCTTGCGCACCGCATTAAAAATATCCTCGCCCTCGTACAGGCCGTCGCCTCGCAAACGTTGAAAGACGATGCGGATATGGCGATTGCGAAACCAACCTTCCTCTCGCGCCTGGGCGCGCTCAGCCGCGGGCACGAAATCCTCATCAACGCCCATCACAACCCGACGCAACTGCGCACACTGGCCGAGGCCGTCGTTGCCGAGCACAGCGCAGGCCGCGTTCTCATCGACGGCCCCGAGATCGATCTTTCGGCCAAATGCTCCCTTGCCCTCACCCTCGCCTTCCACGAACTCGCCACCAACGCCTTCAAATACGGCGCGCTCTCCAACGACACCGGCATTGTCTCCCTCACCTGGAAACTCAACGACGACGCCGAACGCCCTACCCTCGATCTCACCTGGAAAGAAACCGGCGGCCCCGAGGTGTTTGAGCCGACCCGTCGTGGCTTTGGATCAAGAATGATCGACAAGGCGCTCTCCTCCTATCTGGGAGGCACGAGCAAGATTGATTTCAACAGAGACGGGCTGGTGTTTTCGCTCTCGGCACCGGTTGCCAATCTGATTGAAAACTGA
- a CDS encoding ArsR/SmtB family transcription factor, whose translation MDTNLAITALSALAQPTRLETFRLLVKAEPDGVAAGELARLVDVPQNTMSAHLGILQRAGIVKSDRQSRSIIYRADLDGFRALTLFLLKDCCNGNAALCAPLIADLTPCCVPEGATSCPN comes from the coding sequence ATGGATACTAATCTAGCCATCACAGCGCTATCGGCCCTTGCGCAACCCACGCGTCTTGAAACATTCCGTCTCCTCGTGAAGGCGGAGCCCGATGGTGTGGCGGCCGGCGAGCTGGCTCGGTTGGTGGACGTGCCCCAAAACACGATGTCGGCACATCTCGGCATCTTGCAGCGAGCAGGCATCGTGAAAAGCGACCGGCAAAGCCGCTCCATTATCTATCGCGCCGATCTCGATGGTTTTCGTGCGCTGACGCTTTTCCTGCTCAAGGATTGCTGCAACGGCAACGCCGCGCTCTGCGCGCCGCTGATCGCCGATTTGACGCCCTGCTGCGTACCGGAAGGCGCAACGTCATGCCCGAATTGA
- the arsN2 gene encoding arsenic resistance N-acetyltransferase ArsN2, translated as MPELILRQMTVLEAQRKALEAEGLLVEDLEGPDRRYFSAANEEGHVVGYSGLEYCDEKNALLRSVVVLPSFRSQGLGRKLVELMLAEVHPSADVYLVTTSAADFFESIGFARISRDATPQAILSTRQLSGLCPASATVMKLSKSQT; from the coding sequence ATGCCCGAATTGATTCTCCGGCAGATGACCGTGTTGGAAGCGCAACGCAAGGCACTGGAGGCGGAAGGCCTGCTGGTCGAGGATCTCGAAGGGCCCGACCGCAGATATTTTTCCGCGGCCAATGAGGAAGGTCATGTAGTCGGCTATTCTGGCCTTGAGTACTGCGATGAGAAGAATGCTCTTCTGCGCTCGGTCGTCGTCCTGCCAAGCTTCCGCTCGCAGGGGCTCGGACGGAAACTGGTCGAACTGATGCTGGCTGAGGTGCATCCGTCGGCGGACGTCTATCTCGTGACGACAAGTGCTGCGGATTTCTTCGAGAGCATCGGCTTTGCGCGCATTTCACGCGACGCCACACCACAGGCAATCCTATCGACCCGCCAGTTATCGGGCCTCTGCCCGGCCTCGGCGACGGTCATGAAACTGAGCAAGTCACAGACCTGA
- the arsB gene encoding ACR3 family arsenite efflux transporter: MSMFERYLTVWVFLCIIVGIAFGHLTPNLFQTIGAAEIANVNIPVAILIWLMVIPMLLKIDFGSLAKVGSYWRGIGVTLFINWAVKPFSMALLGWLFVGWLFRPMLPADQIDSYIAGLIILAAAPCTAMVFVWSNLTKGEPHFTLSQVALNDAIMIVAFAPIVALLLGLSAITVPWATLTISVILYILIPVATAQVLRKLLTADGTTRSLDLLLSKLQPLSLVALLATLVLLFGFQGEQIIAQPAIIGLLAVPILIQVYLNSGLAYLLNRMAGEQHCVAGPSALIGASNFFELAVAAAISLFGFQSGATLATVVGVLIEVPVMLSVVWIVNRSKGWYESAPSVSKNAQAKEA; the protein is encoded by the coding sequence ATGTCCATGTTCGAACGGTACCTGACCGTCTGGGTCTTTCTGTGCATCATCGTTGGAATTGCCTTTGGCCATCTGACGCCGAACCTCTTCCAGACCATAGGCGCCGCCGAGATCGCCAACGTCAACATTCCGGTTGCCATCCTGATATGGTTGATGGTCATCCCCATGCTGCTAAAGATCGACTTTGGCTCGTTGGCGAAAGTCGGCAGCTATTGGCGCGGCATCGGGGTGACGCTGTTCATCAACTGGGCGGTAAAGCCCTTCTCGATGGCGCTGCTGGGCTGGCTGTTCGTCGGCTGGCTCTTCCGCCCGATGTTGCCCGCCGATCAGATCGACTCGTATATTGCAGGTCTGATCATTCTGGCAGCCGCACCGTGCACGGCCATGGTCTTCGTCTGGTCGAACCTGACAAAGGGCGAGCCGCACTTCACCTTGTCTCAGGTCGCCCTCAATGACGCCATCATGATCGTTGCTTTCGCCCCGATCGTCGCGCTGTTGCTCGGGCTGTCGGCAATCACCGTGCCGTGGGCCACGCTGACGATCTCGGTCATCCTCTACATTCTGATCCCGGTTGCCACCGCGCAGGTCTTGAGAAAGCTGCTGACAGCCGACGGGACGACGCGGTCTCTGGATTTGCTGCTGTCGAAGCTGCAACCTCTCTCACTCGTCGCACTGCTGGCGACACTGGTCCTGCTCTTCGGCTTCCAAGGAGAGCAGATCATCGCGCAGCCTGCCATTATAGGATTACTGGCGGTTCCGATCCTGATCCAGGTGTATCTCAACTCCGGGCTGGCCTACCTGCTGAACCGCATGGCGGGCGAACAACACTGCGTCGCCGGACCTTCAGCCCTTATAGGGGCGAGCAATTTCTTCGAACTTGCTGTCGCCGCAGCCATCAGCCTGTTCGGCTTCCAGTCGGGCGCCACACTCGCAACCGTCGTCGGCGTGCTCATCGAGGTGCCCGTCATGCTGTCCGTCGTCTGGATCGTGAACCGCTCGAAGGGTTGGTACGAGAGCGCCCCATCCGTTTCAAAGAACGCCCAAGCCAAGGAGGCATAA
- the arsC gene encoding arsenate reductase (glutaredoxin) (This arsenate reductase requires both glutathione and glutaredoxin to convert arsenate to arsenite, after which the efflux transporter formed by ArsA and ArsB can extrude the arsenite from the cell, providing resistance.), whose amino-acid sequence MQVTIYHNPSCGTSRNTLAMIRNAGIEPTVVEYIQTPPSRAELKAMITDAGLTVREAIREKGTPYAELGLDDPALSDEQLLDAMVKYPILINRPFVVTPLGTRLCRPSEVVLDILPDSHKGAFTKEDGEQVLDQEGKRLV is encoded by the coding sequence ATGCAGGTCACCATCTATCACAATCCGTCCTGCGGCACCTCGCGCAATACGCTGGCGATGATCCGCAACGCCGGTATCGAACCCACGGTCGTCGAGTATATCCAAACCCCGCCATCACGCGCAGAGTTGAAGGCAATGATCACCGATGCCGGGTTGACGGTCCGGGAAGCGATCCGGGAAAAAGGCACGCCCTATGCCGAGCTCGGGCTGGACGATCCAGCGTTGAGCGACGAGCAGTTGCTGGATGCCATGGTGAAATATCCGATCCTGATCAACCGGCCTTTCGTGGTTACGCCTCTTGGCACAAGGCTGTGCCGCCCGTCGGAAGTGGTGCTCGATATACTGCCGGATAGTCACAAGGGCGCTTTCACCAAGGAAGATGGAGAGCAGGTTCTCGATCAGGAGGGTAAGCGCCTTGTCTAG
- the arsH gene encoding arsenical resistance protein ArsH, with the protein MESRFSIRRVSALSSPLPALQDEHLHPIEPHALRPSFSTHGPRILILYGSLREVSYSRLLAFEVRCLLEHLGCEVRLFDPAGLPLPDEAPASHPKVQELRDLSQWSEGQVWISPERHGAMTGIMKSQIDWIPLSVGSVRPTQGKTLAVMEVSGGSQSFNAVNQMRILGRWMRMITIPNQSSVAKAFQEFDAEGRMKPSSYYDRVVDVCEELVKFTLLTRDASPYLTSRYSERKEEAAALEKRVSLNSI; encoded by the coding sequence ATGGAGAGCAGGTTCTCGATCAGGAGGGTAAGCGCCTTGTCTAGTCCCCTTCCCGCATTGCAGGACGAGCATCTACATCCGATAGAGCCGCATGCCCTGCGGCCTTCATTCTCGACGCACGGCCCGCGCATTCTCATACTCTATGGATCGCTGAGAGAAGTATCCTATAGCAGGCTCCTCGCCTTCGAGGTCCGGTGCCTGCTGGAGCATTTGGGGTGCGAAGTGCGGTTGTTCGATCCTGCTGGACTTCCGCTTCCGGATGAAGCACCAGCCAGTCATCCCAAGGTGCAGGAACTACGCGACCTCTCGCAGTGGTCGGAGGGGCAGGTCTGGATCAGCCCGGAGCGCCACGGCGCCATGACCGGCATTATGAAATCCCAGATCGACTGGATTCCCTTGTCTGTCGGCTCCGTCCGTCCGACGCAGGGCAAGACGCTCGCCGTGATGGAGGTTTCTGGCGGCAGCCAGTCTTTCAATGCCGTCAACCAGATGCGCATTCTCGGTCGCTGGATGCGGATGATCACCATTCCCAACCAGTCTTCGGTCGCCAAGGCGTTTCAGGAATTCGATGCCGAGGGGCGGATGAAGCCATCTTCCTACTATGATCGCGTCGTCGATGTCTGTGAGGAACTGGTGAAGTTCACCCTTCTGACACGCGATGCCTCACCCTATCTGACCAGCCGTTACAGCGAGCGAAAGGAAGAAGCAGCCGCACTTGAGAAGCGGGTGTCTCTGAACTCCATCTGA
- the arsK gene encoding arsenite efflux MFS transporter ArsK, protein MDKSRIPASVVSALGLTQIIGYGTLYYSFSILAPGMAQDLGLSLAQVFGVFSVSLFIGGLSAIYIGRQMDRLGAATIMAVGSALASVMLVLCAAAPSVATFAIAIILLEVSSGMVQYQAAFATLVESDAHSASRSITYLTLIGGFASTIFWPISSVLASHLSWREIYLVFAALNLVVCMPLHVWIRSLGKTARGLPARAKPTVVGAVPPHMRQQTMLIVSIAFALLGFTLSAMLAHMVPMLGSIGLGAAAVVIGSLFGPAQVLSRLINMVFGKRLSPPGLAVLSAVLIVSGVVMLLLSADWLPGAVAFAICLGLGSGINSIAQGSLPLYLAGSEGYGAMTGKLTAARLAVGAFAPFAFAAAMENVGLSFALAANAGLGALSIAAFVIVARSCRAEAA, encoded by the coding sequence TTGGATAAGTCTCGCATTCCGGCCTCTGTCGTTTCAGCACTCGGCCTGACGCAGATCATCGGCTATGGCACGCTCTATTACAGCTTCAGCATCCTGGCGCCCGGCATGGCGCAGGATCTCGGGCTTTCGCTGGCGCAGGTATTCGGGGTGTTCTCCGTTTCCCTTTTTATCGGCGGGCTGTCGGCAATCTACATCGGCAGGCAGATGGACCGGCTGGGTGCGGCAACCATCATGGCGGTCGGGTCCGCGCTGGCATCGGTGATGCTCGTGCTGTGCGCCGCGGCACCTTCGGTTGCGACGTTTGCCATTGCCATCATCCTGCTCGAGGTTTCGTCCGGCATGGTGCAATATCAGGCGGCCTTCGCCACGCTGGTGGAGAGCGATGCCCATAGCGCCTCACGGAGCATCACCTATCTGACGCTGATAGGCGGCTTTGCGTCGACGATCTTCTGGCCCATCTCCAGCGTGCTTGCCAGCCATCTTTCCTGGCGTGAAATCTATCTCGTCTTTGCGGCGCTCAACCTTGTTGTCTGCATGCCGCTGCATGTCTGGATCAGGAGCCTTGGCAAGACGGCGCGCGGTTTGCCCGCTCGCGCGAAACCGACCGTCGTCGGCGCCGTTCCGCCGCATATGCGCCAGCAGACCATGCTCATCGTCTCCATCGCTTTCGCGCTTCTCGGATTTACGCTTTCCGCCATGCTGGCCCATATGGTGCCTATGCTGGGATCGATCGGGCTGGGTGCTGCCGCTGTCGTGATCGGTTCTCTCTTCGGCCCGGCCCAGGTTCTGAGCCGCCTGATCAACATGGTGTTTGGAAAGCGTCTTTCGCCGCCGGGCCTTGCCGTTTTGTCCGCGGTGCTGATCGTGTCCGGGGTGGTGATGCTGCTGCTCAGCGCAGACTGGTTGCCGGGTGCGGTGGCCTTTGCCATCTGTCTCGGGCTTGGCTCCGGCATCAACAGTATTGCGCAGGGGAGCCTGCCGCTTTATCTCGCCGGCTCGGAAGGCTATGGCGCAATGACCGGCAAACTGACCGCGGCACGGCTTGCGGTCGGCGCTTTCGCGCCATTCGCCTTTGCTGCCGCGATGGAAAATGTGGGCCTGAGCTTTGCGCTTGCGGCAAATGCAGGACTTGGCGCGCTCAGCATTGCTGCTTTCGTCATTGTCGCGCGCTCATGCCGGGCTGAGGCGGCGTAA
- a CDS encoding ArsR/SmtB family transcription factor: protein MDERQALSSFAALAQQTRLAIVRALVVAGPDGLAAGKIAERMGVSATNVSFHLKELERSGLINQQRVSRSIIYRASFETLAELVTFLMEDCCAGHSAIRANVASSEDRFNAAERVNVVG, encoded by the coding sequence ATGGACGAGCGCCAGGCGCTTTCATCTTTTGCGGCACTGGCTCAGCAAACCCGGCTCGCGATTGTGCGCGCTCTGGTCGTCGCTGGGCCGGATGGACTTGCGGCCGGTAAAATTGCCGAACGCATGGGCGTTTCTGCCACCAATGTCTCATTCCACCTCAAGGAACTGGAACGGTCCGGGCTGATCAACCAGCAACGGGTGTCACGCTCCATCATCTATCGTGCCAGTTTCGAGACGCTTGCCGAGCTTGTGACCTTCCTGATGGAAGACTGCTGCGCTGGCCATTCCGCAATTCGGGCGAACGTTGCGTCGTCCGAGGATCGTTTTAACGCTGCTGAAAGAGTGAACGTCGTTGGATAA
- a CDS encoding alpha/beta fold hydrolase, which produces MPNSFLPMLGTVLAMSMMTPAIAASDSPSKGEARVDVGGYKLNSILLSAGKKADLPPIVFIHGASTSLCDPLYAFREPLEGRATLLFVDRPGHGLSDIGPKDNILPDAQADAIAQVMKKRGIRKAIIVGHSFGGAITAAFALRHKDMVEGLVFLSPALYPWPGGISWYYDAARAPVTGLFFSTLIAPPAGLFALNGAVKGVFAPNPMPSDYVSKTKAYRALRPVAFRHNAQEVGALNGWAKDASPNYRQIKAETIIIAGDKDSVVSTEIHSKHLARDVPGAELIVVHNLGHKSDYVARDLAVAAIEKIAGKPRNLKSIARTLESKIASDK; this is translated from the coding sequence ATGCCCAACAGTTTTCTGCCGATGCTCGGAACGGTTCTCGCCATGAGCATGATGACGCCTGCGATTGCTGCATCGGATAGCCCGAGCAAGGGCGAGGCAAGGGTGGATGTCGGTGGCTACAAGCTGAACAGCATTCTTCTGTCCGCCGGAAAGAAGGCCGATCTGCCGCCGATTGTCTTCATCCATGGCGCCAGCACCAGCCTTTGCGATCCGCTCTATGCCTTCCGCGAGCCACTGGAAGGACGCGCGACCTTGCTCTTCGTCGACCGGCCCGGGCACGGTCTTTCCGATATCGGGCCGAAGGACAATATCCTGCCGGATGCACAGGCCGATGCAATAGCCCAAGTGATGAAGAAGCGCGGCATTCGCAAGGCGATCATCGTCGGCCATTCCTTCGGCGGCGCGATCACAGCGGCCTTCGCGCTGCGTCACAAGGACATGGTCGAAGGGCTCGTGTTTCTCTCTCCGGCGCTCTACCCATGGCCGGGCGGTATCAGCTGGTATTATGATGCGGCGCGCGCGCCCGTAACGGGACTGTTCTTCAGCACGTTGATTGCCCCGCCTGCGGGACTGTTTGCCCTGAATGGGGCGGTGAAGGGTGTCTTCGCTCCGAACCCGATGCCGTCCGATTATGTCTCGAAGACCAAGGCTTACCGTGCGCTGCGCCCTGTCGCCTTCCGTCACAACGCCCAGGAAGTGGGCGCGCTGAACGGCTGGGCAAAAGACGCCTCTCCAAATTACCGGCAGATCAAGGCAGAGACGATCATCATTGCGGGAGACAAGGACAGTGTGGTTTCCACCGAGATCCACTCCAAGCATCTTGCCCGTGACGTGCCGGGGGCCGAACTCATCGTCGTCCACAATCTCGGTCACAAATCGGATTATGTGGCGCGTGATCTTGCCGTCGCAGCGATCGAGAAAATCGCCGGAAAGCCCCGCAATCTGAAGTCGATCGCCAGGACGCTCGAAAGCAAGATTGCGAGCGATAAATAG
- a CDS encoding DUF2177 family protein produces MKRFVIAYIATMVFFLAIDAVWLSTMADLLYRPLLGDLLAPQFRLVPAILFYLIYCAALTFFAVLPGLDQRRLVVALRNGAFFGFAAYGTYDLTNQATLVTWPTTLTIADLIWGSVLSAATAFCSCWLTGKLNGRSAH; encoded by the coding sequence ATGAAACGGTTCGTCATCGCCTATATCGCAACCATGGTCTTTTTCCTGGCCATCGATGCGGTATGGCTCAGCACCATGGCGGACCTGCTCTATCGCCCGCTTCTGGGTGATCTTCTGGCGCCGCAGTTCCGCCTTGTGCCCGCCATTCTCTTCTATCTTATCTATTGTGCGGCCTTGACCTTCTTTGCCGTTCTTCCCGGTCTGGACCAGCGCCGTTTGGTGGTGGCGCTGCGCAACGGCGCATTCTTCGGCTTTGCCGCCTATGGCACCTATGATCTCACCAACCAGGCGACGCTGGTGACCTGGCCGACCACACTTACCATTGCCGATCTTATATGGGGATCGGTTCTTTCCGCGGCGACGGCGTTCTGTTCCTGCTGGCTGACTGGAAAGCTGAATGGGCGTTCCGCCCATTAA
- a CDS encoding DUF2147 domain-containing protein — MKTVLRLSILALALSGGSAFADTIEGQWARGDGNAKVQIGPCGSDICAVNTWIKPGTPKEKTGDKLVMSIKPTSNGEYSGTAFDPQRDLTYKLTVSVKGNSMTTKGCVLAGIICKGVNWTRIK; from the coding sequence ATGAAAACGGTTCTTAGACTGTCCATCCTCGCCCTTGCTTTGAGCGGCGGCAGTGCGTTTGCAGATACGATCGAAGGCCAGTGGGCGCGCGGCGATGGCAATGCCAAGGTCCAGATCGGGCCATGCGGCTCCGATATCTGCGCGGTCAATACCTGGATCAAGCCGGGCACGCCGAAGGAAAAGACCGGCGACAAGCTGGTGATGAGCATCAAGCCGACATCCAACGGCGAATATTCCGGCACTGCTTTCGACCCGCAGCGCGACTTGACCTACAAGCTGACGGTTTCTGTGAAAGGCAACAGCATGACGACCAAGGGCTGCGTTCTCGCCGGCATTATCTGCAAGGGCGTCAACTGGACGCGCATCAAGTGA
- a CDS encoding DUF1295 domain-containing protein yields the protein MDVLFLFLIALGLSLAMMAAWAVQRQTGASGWIDTIWSFAVGIGGIVAIVIADGTPERRLAAFLLVAVWSIRLGSHIGSRTKGGGEDPRYAKLVEEWGDNASKRLFLFLQIQALAGFILVLAIYLAAFNTATFPRSLDLIAVVIGLLAIAGEALSDRQLARFRKKPEAKTEVCEEGLWRYSRHPNYFFEWLYWCSWPLLALTGPSPFAWAALLAPVLMYWLLVHASGIPPLEDHMLRSRGEKFRALQRRVNAFFPGPRKEEA from the coding sequence ATGGATGTCCTCTTCCTGTTTCTGATTGCCCTTGGCCTGTCGCTTGCCATGATGGCGGCCTGGGCTGTGCAACGCCAAACCGGCGCCAGCGGCTGGATCGATACGATCTGGTCCTTTGCCGTCGGCATTGGCGGTATCGTCGCCATCGTCATTGCCGATGGCACGCCGGAGCGCAGGCTTGCCGCCTTCCTGCTCGTGGCCGTATGGTCCATCCGGCTGGGCAGCCATATCGGCTCTCGCACAAAAGGCGGCGGTGAAGATCCGCGTTACGCCAAGCTTGTCGAGGAATGGGGCGATAACGCCTCCAAACGTCTCTTCCTGTTCCTGCAGATCCAGGCACTTGCCGGGTTCATCCTTGTCCTTGCCATCTATCTGGCCGCCTTCAACACTGCCACCTTTCCGCGCTCGCTGGATCTCATCGCCGTCGTCATCGGTCTTTTGGCCATTGCAGGCGAAGCGCTTTCGGATCGGCAGCTGGCGCGCTTTCGCAAGAAGCCGGAAGCCAAGACCGAAGTCTGCGAAGAAGGCCTTTGGCGCTATTCCCGTCACCCCAACTACTTCTTCGAGTGGCTCTATTGGTGCTCATGGCCGCTGCTGGCGTTGACGGGCCCCTCGCCTTTCGCCTGGGCAGCGCTTCTGGCACCTGTCTTGATGTACTGGCTACTCGTCCATGCGTCGGGCATTCCGCCGCTGGAAGACCACATGCTGCGTTCGCGCGGCGAAAAATTCCGCGCGCTGCAGCGCCGCGTCAACGCATTTTTCCCCGGTCCACGCAAAGAGGAGGCATGA